A single Cucumis melo cultivar AY chromosome 4, USDA_Cmelo_AY_1.0, whole genome shotgun sequence DNA region contains:
- the LOC103503731 gene encoding AIG2-like protein D isoform X5, which produces MDSASLVAHASLHPQQNLHTLFVYGSLMADEVLRILLKRTPQSSDALLNGYQRLSIKRRVYPAIIPVDSKKVSGKILSGIKDFEMDILDAFEAVEYKRITVEDGLEKLLAYAYVWGNEKDPNLYGDWDFENNFICC; this is translated from the exons ATGGATTCAGCATCTCTGGTTGCTCACGCGTCTCTTCATCCGCAGCAGAATCTTCACACTCTCTTCGTCTACGGCTCTCTCATGGCTGATGAAGTTCTTCGTATCCTCTTGAAGCGTACTCCTCAATCTTCTGATGCCCTCCTCAATGGCTA TCAAAGATTAAGCATTAAAAGAAGAGTTTATCCAGCGATCATACCTGTTGATAGCAAGAAAGTATCTGGCAAG ATTCTTTCAGGCATCAAAGACTTCGAAATGGATATTTTAGACGCATTTGAGGCTGTTGAATACAAGAGGATTACAGTTGAG GACGGTTTGGAGAAGCTATTAGCTTATGCTTATGTTTGGGGCAACGAAAAGGATCCAAACTTGTATGGAGATTGGGATTTTGAG
- the LOC103503731 gene encoding AIG2-like protein D isoform X4, producing the protein MDSASLVAHASLHPQQNLHTLFVYGSLMADEVLRILLKRTPQSSDALLNGYQRLSIKRRVYPAIIPVDSKKVSGKILSGIKDFEMDILDAFEAVEYKRITVEVSLMDGLEKLLAYAYVWGNEKDPNLYGDWDFENNFICC; encoded by the exons ATGGATTCAGCATCTCTGGTTGCTCACGCGTCTCTTCATCCGCAGCAGAATCTTCACACTCTCTTCGTCTACGGCTCTCTCATGGCTGATGAAGTTCTTCGTATCCTCTTGAAGCGTACTCCTCAATCTTCTGATGCCCTCCTCAATGGCTA TCAAAGATTAAGCATTAAAAGAAGAGTTTATCCAGCGATCATACCTGTTGATAGCAAGAAAGTATCTGGCAAG ATTCTTTCAGGCATCAAAGACTTCGAAATGGATATTTTAGACGCATTTGAGGCTGTTGAATACAAGAGGATTACAGTTGAGGTCTCCTTAATG GACGGTTTGGAGAAGCTATTAGCTTATGCTTATGTTTGGGGCAACGAAAAGGATCCAAACTTGTATGGAGATTGGGATTTTGAG
- the LOC103503731 gene encoding AIG2-like protein D isoform X6 → MDSASLVAHASLHPQQNLHTLFVYGSLMADEVLRILLKRTPQSSDALLNGYQRLSIKRRVYPAIIPVDSKKVSGKILSGIKDFEMDILDAFEAVEYKRITDGLEKLLAYAYVWGNEKDPNLYGDWDFENNFICC, encoded by the exons ATGGATTCAGCATCTCTGGTTGCTCACGCGTCTCTTCATCCGCAGCAGAATCTTCACACTCTCTTCGTCTACGGCTCTCTCATGGCTGATGAAGTTCTTCGTATCCTCTTGAAGCGTACTCCTCAATCTTCTGATGCCCTCCTCAATGGCTA TCAAAGATTAAGCATTAAAAGAAGAGTTTATCCAGCGATCATACCTGTTGATAGCAAGAAAGTATCTGGCAAG ATTCTTTCAGGCATCAAAGACTTCGAAATGGATATTTTAGACGCATTTGAGGCTGTTGAATACAAGAGGATTACA GACGGTTTGGAGAAGCTATTAGCTTATGCTTATGTTTGGGGCAACGAAAAGGATCCAAACTTGTATGGAGATTGGGATTTTGAG